A single Methylomonas sp. AM2-LC DNA region contains:
- a CDS encoding glycosyltransferase family 1 protein: protein MRIIFDAYELVLGQGKSIGIYNYAKNLLNAMTKVIDNNTEIIVICNASNRKDFTIEHTSVSQFIVSDSVPGKFSRLAWFFGQAALNVKKLAGDIYFSPKGFLPIGINYFSPNIKTVIVIHDLIPLWYADHHPGYFGRLEELFINTSIVSSIKRTDKIIAISKTTADDITARFGCENTISVVHNGITTFPPSERKYAFPYIFAMASQLPHKNAAGVLAAYQTYRDLVANPLPLVFCGVTETNQPGVIAVKGINDNDLHACYAFADLFVFLSLIEGFGFPPIEALAHGTPVLCSDIPSLREIGKDFATYVDPTKPDLAAKKIATLLTENNSASLKLARTAFSQEYSWTQCASKILMAINC, encoded by the coding sequence ATGCGCATAATTTTCGATGCCTATGAACTTGTTCTGGGCCAGGGAAAAAGTATAGGCATTTATAACTATGCTAAAAACTTGCTAAATGCAATGACAAAAGTTATTGATAATAATACTGAAATAATAGTTATTTGTAATGCGTCAAACCGCAAGGACTTTACTATTGAACATACATCTGTCAGTCAATTTATTGTCTCGGATTCTGTGCCAGGCAAATTTTCAAGATTAGCCTGGTTTTTCGGACAAGCTGCACTTAATGTAAAAAAACTGGCCGGTGATATTTATTTTTCCCCAAAAGGGTTTCTACCTATAGGGATTAATTACTTTTCGCCCAATATTAAAACGGTTATTGTCATTCATGATTTGATACCTTTATGGTACGCTGATCACCATCCTGGATATTTTGGTCGATTAGAAGAGTTATTTATCAATACTTCTATCGTTTCAAGTATAAAACGCACCGATAAAATTATCGCCATATCAAAAACGACTGCAGATGACATTACAGCTCGATTTGGCTGTGAAAATACGATTTCTGTGGTTCATAATGGCATTACCACGTTTCCTCCAAGTGAAAGAAAATACGCATTTCCATATATTTTTGCCATGGCATCACAATTACCTCATAAAAATGCAGCCGGGGTACTAGCTGCTTATCAAACTTATCGAGATTTAGTTGCTAACCCACTACCGCTTGTTTTTTGTGGCGTTACCGAAACAAATCAACCTGGCGTAATAGCTGTTAAAGGTATTAACGATAACGACCTGCATGCCTGTTACGCATTCGCCGATTTGTTTGTTTTTCTTTCTTTAATTGAAGGATTTGGATTTCCGCCAATTGAAGCCCTTGCTCATGGTACTCCTGTTTTATGCAGTGATATTCCAAGTTTACGCGAAATAGGCAAAGACTTTGCAACATATGTCGATCCCACAAAACCGGATTTAGCCGCTAAAAAAATCGCTACACTACTGACTGAGAATAATTCTGCATCCCTCAAATTAGCAAGAACCGCTTTTTCTCAGGAATACAGCTGGACTCAATGCGCTTCTAAAATTTTAATGGCTATCAATTGCTAA
- a CDS encoding glycosyltransferase family 4 protein, whose amino-acid sequence MTKLSNCIKTVIVTNVPAPYRVPVWQRVAQTDGIDLELIFCAPAHIDTTTKPTEYGFKLHFLTGRYLAMQRRFMHWDTDVWSLLTQLQPDVIITTGYIPTFLFAFAWSLQKGVPHIAMTDGTANSEKTLTFVHRLLRKFVLRRSESFIGACLGSTTLFKQYGVSQQRIHLSCLCADNAKFKLPPINKSTDFIFCGRLLAHKHPQFALQVAQQVALRLGRKVSIDYVGSGQLETQLRSYAAEISAQVDCRFLGYVTQAELPACYANAKVFLFPSEWDPWGVVANEACAAGLPVIVSPHPGSVTELLVDGINAFVRDLDVEQWTLAAISLLTNQELYDQFSQNSRSQVANYNYDNSAQGMIEAIKQAAEQKT is encoded by the coding sequence ATGACCAAACTGAGCAACTGCATAAAAACCGTGATTGTTACCAATGTACCAGCGCCTTATCGAGTTCCTGTATGGCAACGCGTTGCGCAAACGGATGGCATAGACTTGGAACTAATATTTTGCGCGCCTGCCCACATAGATACTACGACTAAACCAACAGAATATGGCTTTAAGTTACACTTTTTAACTGGCCGCTACTTGGCTATGCAGCGTCGTTTTATGCATTGGGATACCGATGTTTGGTCTTTACTTACACAATTACAACCCGATGTGATCATTACAACAGGTTATATTCCAACTTTTTTATTTGCATTTGCCTGGTCGTTACAAAAAGGTGTGCCGCATATTGCCATGACCGACGGCACCGCAAACTCAGAAAAAACTCTTACGTTTGTACATCGGCTATTACGTAAATTCGTGTTGCGACGTAGCGAATCTTTTATAGGTGCATGCTTAGGCTCAACCACCTTATTCAAACAATACGGGGTATCTCAACAACGCATACATTTATCTTGTCTTTGTGCGGATAATGCAAAATTTAAATTACCACCAATAAATAAATCTACAGACTTTATATTCTGTGGTCGTTTGCTTGCTCACAAACACCCCCAATTTGCACTGCAAGTTGCTCAGCAAGTTGCCCTGCGTTTAGGAAGAAAAGTCTCAATAGATTATGTCGGCAGCGGCCAACTAGAAACACAATTACGCAGTTACGCTGCTGAAATCAGCGCTCAAGTTGATTGTCGATTCCTCGGTTATGTTACCCAAGCAGAACTGCCTGCTTGCTATGCAAATGCCAAAGTTTTTCTGTTTCCATCTGAATGGGATCCATGGGGCGTTGTTGCAAATGAAGCCTGCGCTGCAGGTTTACCCGTGATTGTTTCACCACATCCAGGCTCTGTGACGGAGCTATTAGTAGATGGGATTAATGCTTTTGTGCGAGACTTGGATGTTGAACAGTGGACACTCGCAGCGATTAGTTTATTGACCAACCAAGAACTTTATGATCAGTTCTCGCAAAACTCTCGCTCACAAGTGGCTAATTACAATTATGACAATTCTGCACAAGGTATGATTGAGGCTATTAAGCAAGCAGCTGAGCAAAAGACCTAA
- a CDS encoding glycosyltransferase family 4 protein — MKIVIFQPMLKKYRLDFFEQLNQTLVANNHELRVVVGTPWKEERERNDTAVVDTGYYFFEESYWLFKNKIHILKNVLKHIFWADIIITEQANKHLHNYFLLLLSYLNIRPFAYWGHGMNRQIDPNSFRERFKRYLAIRPDWWFAYTESVCEYLTNIGFDKNRISVLNNSINTLRFKQSINSLTSQDILTFKDNHKIGYNTKIGLFCGSLHQDKDIHFLLESAVYIHQTIPDFLLLIGGSGFHKELVESYTKKYDFIIYLGRLDGHKKNLAFLCADVFLIPCMVGLGIIDAFTTGLPLITTKQNTHSPEIDYLKPNYNGIITDYSLQAYAEAVISVLNSNTLLEFLKSNALSSSNLYTIENMVKNFVTGLDKFIADKYPLSS, encoded by the coding sequence ATGAAAATAGTTATCTTCCAACCTATGTTAAAAAAATATCGTTTAGATTTTTTTGAACAGCTAAACCAAACACTCGTCGCGAATAACCATGAGTTACGCGTTGTCGTTGGCACACCGTGGAAAGAAGAACGAGAACGAAATGATACTGCCGTTGTGGATACAGGTTATTATTTTTTTGAAGAAAGTTATTGGCTATTCAAGAATAAAATTCATATTTTAAAAAATGTTTTAAAACATATATTCTGGGCGGACATTATCATCACAGAACAGGCCAATAAACATCTACATAACTATTTTTTACTACTACTAAGCTATTTAAATATCAGACCATTTGCTTATTGGGGGCACGGCATGAACCGCCAAATTGATCCCAATTCGTTCAGAGAACGATTTAAACGATACTTAGCGATAAGACCCGATTGGTGGTTTGCTTATACTGAAAGTGTATGTGAATATTTAACAAATATTGGTTTCGATAAAAATCGTATATCAGTATTAAATAACAGCATAAATACTCTAAGATTTAAACAATCAATTAATAGCTTAACTTCTCAAGATATACTAACATTTAAAGATAATCATAAAATTGGTTACAATACAAAAATAGGGCTATTCTGCGGTAGCTTACATCAAGACAAGGATATACATTTTTTACTTGAGAGTGCTGTTTATATACACCAAACAATACCTGATTTTTTATTATTAATTGGTGGTAGTGGTTTCCATAAAGAATTAGTTGAAAGCTACACAAAAAAATATGATTTTATTATTTATCTAGGCAGATTAGATGGTCATAAAAAAAACTTAGCTTTTCTCTGTGCAGATGTATTTTTAATTCCCTGCATGGTTGGCCTTGGCATTATAGATGCATTTACAACCGGCTTACCTCTAATTACTACCAAACAAAACACTCACAGCCCTGAAATTGATTACTTGAAACCAAATTATAACGGCATCATAACTGATTACTCTCTACAAGCTTACGCTGAAGCGGTAATATCTGTTTTAAATTCTAATACTTTGCTTGAATTTTTAAAATCGAACGCTCTGAGTAGCAGCAATCTCTATACTATAGAAAACATGGTAAAAAACTTTGTTACCGGATTAGATAAATTTATTGCGGATAAATACCCCCTCTCCTCATGA
- a CDS encoding Ig-like domain-containing protein, with the protein MNTQRFLQKLPLLLQLFFVGILIFFGNSSVLAEGSRSLYPNTYNSQGSRADLDLQQTYYYLGIIHRVTFIYVYANQGEYILLGSSNISAGGDILVYNPQNFGTTANESITSTSNIPLANFSCATNGAGNKGSITTRAAELAGPGSADGSKVGGYTPCAYKAPTTGVYGVVYTAATSGYNVPNGLIDTISPSTMSVAAWDVTVRNSASSTNDINARVFTYAWNGYTGSNGRPLFSTLYYVTTDGYRYSQSLNGMDPSGFSLYANSQGFLDNGQPLYKDLRGNSQFITYFPNPPGINYLPDGIVPQTPQFPIFFNDISPSGVNSNQANTVLTALGIPNTAPTPTVSTINFTGSVGNGITTPGAGANIQFTTTNTITYQIVISVDGKNFDPALSTNRVLTGIAQTGIHTVNWDGKDNSGNIFPVGKYSFQLEGQNGNIHLPIIDDEGNQSGGPTITRLNGANTPNTTAYFDDRGYITSSGAVIGTPNGFLCGNATPTPPDPDFNLLGVDSTTPYRNWPGNGNANQDCNSSAGFGDSKALDLWSYYSTAPITTSFTITNTVVDLATEVTAPNYATAGSTVNGSFSFANNGNSSADHITYSFILSGVSADGKTPITINGFTIGNLPAGGSYTYTNGIVKLTLPNTLAAASSISGITYSYTAPNSGTVTVKSSINTTDIPNPDSFQSNNIASVSTACGFLDVSTAVGVNPTSTDVGTTINGTVTFANNGNEPVRIPDPNSTTGGTIPNPNYYANNVSYSLKIGTSSNYPTNVTVTGLPTSGYSYDPSTGIVTFIGLPTSLPSSTTYTVNFSFVAGKGAIPVTSTISTSSVDANSTNNTATTSVNALFSDMGISLTGFPVDASPKTQYTGTLTCYNNGTEAATSPICGLSTNVGSLSNCKVGTGQTFQTWSSGTPVPANQSIICTVTATTGANGTLNLSAKTGASNDHNFNNNQTTVSLTIPVIAAYDTPTINETFSGGTINVLTQLSTPDTLGNSNVIVGTNISEPTFVSIITPTGTITPTGTPSSLDGFSFDANGNLIVPVNTPTGTYTIDYQICTLNNPNACTTAKVNINVQGSGMSASLTNFPTTPTISGNTISGTLTCTNTGPGPAENPTCTSSFGTTSCSPTTFPASGLPVGGSISCTVKGTAPNNGPLVITGTTGATNAPSSKASTTIPVNTNTSLNVSLSGFPAAVASSAKNVQGTVICSNASGTATLQATTCAASYTTTSSSSSAPLTISACQLLPANTAVTLPVDLPAGSSISCTATLPTAPASGKINVTGSTSATNDNNGNTITSPTTIIPILYTTNNGTIDLPVSSSPTLLTVLTGDNLGGANVTVGSNITTPTITGGSTDFTFNSNGQLVVPANEPAGTYPLTYQVCTSTTPPACDTATITVVINPAPAAENDAASTLPNTPVNVVVTANDSAAEGAALDLKSVNLNPGTTLQSGTPSTKTIFGEGTFTAPNDGSGEVIFTPIAGFVGVVTVPYTDSSLPYQNGVVQTSNTANITITVLSTGKIVANDDYATTNASTPVTIPVLANDVVSGTGVTINPSTLLFNPGGSTKPTANYTVANVGTWSVVSGEVKFTPVANYSGVASIPYVVDDNANPANVSNTAQITVVVNSTPPNSGSTPVNGVKPIANNDNGTTQPNTSVTLPILNNDLASNGFTLLPSTVNLAPGSEPVSSVSTLQGIWSVDNSGLLTFAPAAIYVDPVSQSVGPFIGTTSITYTVNDNGTGGASNTATATVTVNATGLTANPDSASSEPSIPVTLSPASNDVAETGATINPSTVNLATGPIANGTSPFSTTAINTSTTIPGEGTWTVTDNKGTVVFTPLATFTGTATLQYQIEDSFGNKGTATMTVTVNQFSAATITHSMPWSTAQTPSIWTINFLSAQTGYVPSGATFTPTSNPSHGNLINKNGVYTYTPTIDFFSAQSKPPINDTFNYQECLPSPFQSDCVSGQVVITVNFLLKNPIGQSSPLILTASTLSTGCFRPVELFVNGGNGTGAVSVSATPAGGAVCQLYQYGGNWFLRIASIHGSCQITAIKAGDATYSPLTTQTPITVSIK; encoded by the coding sequence ATGAATACTCAACGTTTTCTGCAAAAACTCCCACTTTTACTCCAACTGTTTTTTGTTGGTATTCTGATATTTTTTGGAAATAGTTCTGTATTAGCTGAAGGTAGCCGAAGCTTATACCCCAATACCTATAATTCTCAGGGATCACGTGCCGATCTGGATCTGCAGCAAACATATTATTATCTTGGCATAATCCATCGAGTCACCTTTATTTATGTTTATGCCAATCAAGGTGAGTATATACTGTTAGGCTCCAGCAATATTAGTGCTGGTGGCGATATTCTGGTTTATAACCCTCAAAATTTTGGTACGACTGCCAATGAATCCATTACCAGCACATCCAATATACCCCTAGCAAACTTTTCCTGTGCTACAAACGGTGCAGGCAACAAAGGCAGTATCACTACGCGCGCAGCAGAGCTCGCTGGACCTGGTAGCGCAGATGGATCCAAAGTGGGCGGTTACACACCATGCGCATATAAAGCACCAACCACTGGCGTCTATGGTGTGGTTTATACTGCGGCAACCTCGGGCTACAATGTACCTAATGGTTTAATTGATACTATTTCACCCAGCACCATGTCGGTAGCTGCTTGGGATGTTACAGTAAGGAATAGCGCCAGTTCAACCAATGATATTAACGCTCGTGTATTTACTTATGCCTGGAATGGTTATACTGGATCAAATGGTCGTCCGCTATTTTCCACACTTTATTACGTTACCACAGATGGTTATCGGTATTCACAATCTCTAAATGGCATGGACCCAAGTGGTTTTTCTCTGTATGCTAACAGCCAAGGCTTTCTAGATAACGGTCAACCCCTATATAAAGACCTAAGAGGTAATTCGCAGTTTATTACTTACTTCCCAAACCCACCCGGCATCAATTATTTACCTGATGGAATTGTTCCGCAAACCCCACAATTCCCAATCTTTTTTAATGACATTAGCCCAAGTGGCGTCAATAGTAATCAGGCAAATACGGTACTAACTGCTTTAGGCATTCCAAATACTGCTCCCACACCCACGGTCTCCACGATAAACTTCACTGGTTCAGTAGGTAACGGGATTACTACTCCGGGTGCGGGTGCCAATATACAATTTACCACTACTAACACCATTACTTATCAAATAGTCATTAGTGTTGATGGCAAAAATTTTGATCCTGCATTATCCACTAACCGGGTATTAACAGGTATTGCACAAACCGGCATCCATACTGTTAACTGGGATGGTAAAGACAATAGTGGCAATATATTTCCAGTTGGTAAATACAGTTTCCAACTAGAAGGTCAAAATGGCAACATCCATTTACCAATTATTGATGACGAAGGCAATCAAAGTGGCGGCCCGACCATAACACGCCTAAACGGCGCCAACACACCCAATACTACAGCTTACTTTGATGACCGTGGCTATATCACTAGCAGTGGCGCAGTAATAGGTACGCCTAACGGGTTTTTATGCGGCAATGCTACTCCCACACCACCTGACCCAGATTTTAATTTGCTAGGCGTGGACTCTACGACTCCTTATCGTAACTGGCCGGGAAATGGTAACGCCAATCAAGACTGTAATAGCAGTGCAGGGTTTGGCGATTCCAAAGCTCTTGATCTCTGGTCGTACTACTCGACCGCGCCCATAACCACCAGCTTTACAATAACCAATACCGTTGTTGACTTGGCTACAGAGGTAACTGCGCCTAATTATGCAACAGCAGGCAGCACTGTAAATGGTAGTTTCAGTTTCGCCAACAATGGTAATAGCAGCGCTGATCATATAACTTACAGCTTTATTTTATCAGGCGTCAGTGCTGATGGAAAAACACCTATTACTATTAATGGGTTCACTATTGGTAACCTTCCAGCCGGCGGGTCTTATACTTATACTAACGGTATCGTCAAGCTAACCTTACCCAACACTTTAGCGGCAGCCTCAAGTATTTCCGGCATTACCTATAGTTACACCGCACCTAATTCAGGTACGGTTACAGTCAAAAGTTCAATTAATACCACGGATATTCCTAATCCAGATAGCTTTCAAAGCAATAATATTGCTAGCGTAAGTACAGCCTGTGGCTTCCTGGATGTATCAACAGCCGTTGGCGTTAATCCAACCTCAACAGATGTTGGCACTACCATAAATGGCACAGTAACTTTTGCTAATAATGGCAATGAACCGGTCAGAATCCCTGATCCAAATTCTACTACTGGCGGCACTATTCCAAATCCTAACTATTATGCCAATAATGTTAGCTACTCACTAAAAATTGGAACTAGCTCTAATTATCCAACCAATGTCACTGTTACTGGTTTACCAACGAGTGGTTATTCTTACGACCCAAGCACAGGCATTGTAACTTTTATAGGCTTACCAACTTCACTGCCTTCCAGCACCACTTACACAGTTAACTTTTCATTTGTAGCTGGAAAAGGCGCCATTCCAGTCACCAGCACCATTTCCACATCATCTGTTGATGCAAATTCAACCAATAACACAGCAACGACTAGTGTCAACGCTTTATTTTCTGACATGGGTATTTCTTTAACTGGATTCCCTGTAGATGCTAGCCCTAAGACACAATATACCGGCACACTAACTTGCTATAACAATGGTACCGAAGCGGCTACAAGCCCCATCTGTGGTTTATCAACAAATGTAGGCAGTCTAAGTAATTGTAAAGTGGGTACAGGACAAACATTTCAAACATGGAGCTCTGGAACACCAGTACCCGCTAATCAAAGCATCATTTGTACCGTTACAGCGACCACGGGTGCCAACGGCACATTGAATCTAAGTGCAAAAACGGGAGCAAGCAATGATCATAACTTTAACAATAATCAAACCACAGTCAGCCTAACCATTCCAGTTATCGCCGCCTATGATACCCCTACTATCAATGAAACATTTAGTGGTGGCACGATTAATGTTCTTACTCAGCTTTCAACGCCGGATACCTTGGGTAACTCTAATGTGATTGTCGGCACCAATATAAGTGAACCTACTTTTGTTAGCATCATTACGCCGACTGGCACCATTACCCCAACTGGCACACCTAGCAGCCTTGACGGTTTTTCATTTGATGCCAATGGCAATTTGATAGTACCTGTCAATACACCGACTGGCACCTATACTATCGATTATCAAATTTGCACCCTTAACAACCCAAATGCCTGTACTACCGCCAAAGTAAATATCAATGTGCAAGGTAGCGGCATGAGCGCTAGTTTAACTAACTTCCCAACCACACCTACCATAAGTGGAAATACGATTTCAGGCACCCTAACCTGCACTAATACAGGTCCAGGACCCGCAGAAAATCCTACTTGCACCAGCTCTTTCGGTACAACATCTTGCAGCCCCACCACTTTCCCAGCCTCTGGGTTACCAGTAGGCGGCTCTATAAGCTGTACTGTAAAAGGCACGGCACCGAATAACGGCCCACTAGTTATTACGGGTACTACAGGTGCGACTAATGCCCCTAGTAGTAAGGCTTCCACTACCATTCCTGTCAATACTAATACGTCATTAAACGTTAGTTTGAGTGGTTTTCCAGCAGCTGTTGCCAGTAGCGCTAAAAATGTACAAGGTACAGTGATTTGTAGCAATGCTTCAGGTACTGCCACTTTGCAAGCAACTACATGTGCAGCAAGTTACACTACGACCAGCTCTTCTAGCAGCGCACCTTTAACTATTAGTGCCTGCCAGCTGCTACCAGCAAATACTGCGGTTACACTTCCAGTTGATTTACCAGCCGGCAGCTCGATAAGTTGTACAGCTACATTGCCAACTGCTCCTGCCAGCGGGAAAATCAATGTCACAGGCTCAACTAGTGCAACAAATGATAACAATGGCAATACTATTACCAGCCCAACCACGATTATTCCGATCTTGTATACAACTAATAATGGCACCATAGACCTGCCAGTTTCCAGTAGCCCAACCCTGCTGACGGTATTAACTGGTGACAACCTGGGGGGTGCCAATGTTACGGTAGGTTCCAATATCACGACACCTACCATAACGGGTGGTTCGACTGATTTCACCTTTAATTCGAATGGACAATTAGTCGTGCCAGCCAATGAGCCAGCTGGCACCTATCCGCTGACTTATCAAGTGTGTACTTCAACAACACCACCCGCTTGCGATACTGCGACTATTACCGTAGTGATCAATCCAGCCCCAGCCGCTGAAAACGATGCAGCCAGCACTCTGCCTAACACTCCGGTAAATGTTGTGGTTACTGCAAACGACTCAGCTGCGGAAGGTGCTGCACTGGATTTGAAATCAGTCAATCTAAATCCAGGCACCACACTACAATCTGGAACTCCTAGCACCAAAACCATTTTTGGCGAGGGTACCTTCACTGCACCTAATGATGGTAGTGGTGAAGTAATTTTCACCCCTATAGCTGGTTTTGTAGGTGTCGTTACTGTGCCTTATACTGACTCTAGCCTGCCTTATCAAAATGGCGTTGTGCAAACCAGTAATACGGCAAACATTACTATTACGGTGTTAAGTACTGGTAAAATTGTTGCCAATGATGACTATGCCACAACAAACGCTTCAACTCCGGTAACCATCCCTGTGTTGGCAAATGATGTTGTTAGCGGCACTGGCGTAACTATCAATCCATCCACGCTATTATTTAACCCAGGAGGCAGCACTAAACCAACAGCCAATTACACTGTTGCAAATGTTGGTACCTGGAGTGTAGTGAGTGGTGAGGTTAAATTTACGCCAGTAGCCAACTACTCAGGTGTTGCATCTATACCCTATGTGGTCGATGACAATGCCAACCCAGCGAATGTTAGTAATACCGCTCAGATTACTGTAGTGGTTAATAGCACACCGCCTAATAGTGGTAGCACTCCTGTTAACGGTGTCAAACCGATAGCAAATAACGACAATGGAACTACTCAACCAAATACGTCTGTTACCTTGCCTATTCTTAATAACGACTTGGCATCAAACGGGTTCACTTTGCTTCCGTCAACAGTTAATCTTGCACCGGGTTCTGAACCAGTTAGTTCTGTTTCCACGCTGCAAGGTATTTGGTCTGTGGATAACTCAGGGTTATTGACCTTTGCTCCAGCAGCAATTTACGTGGACCCTGTTAGCCAAAGTGTTGGGCCATTTATCGGCACAACATCTATTACCTATACAGTCAACGATAACGGCACAGGCGGTGCAAGTAATACTGCTACTGCAACTGTGACTGTTAATGCTACAGGTTTAACTGCTAATCCAGATAGTGCATCTTCGGAACCCAGTATTCCAGTGACTCTATCACCGGCATCTAACGATGTAGCAGAAACAGGTGCAACTATTAACCCAAGCACGGTAAATCTTGCCACTGGCCCTATTGCTAACGGCACAAGTCCTTTTTCAACTACTGCTATTAACACCAGCACCACAATCCCTGGTGAAGGTACCTGGACAGTAACCGATAATAAAGGTACGGTGGTGTTTACACCACTGGCAACCTTTACTGGTACGGCTACTTTGCAATATCAGATTGAGGACAGTTTTGGCAATAAGGGTACTGCCACTATGACTGTTACGGTAAATCAATTCAGTGCAGCAACAATTACTCATTCTATGCCTTGGAGTACTGCACAGACGCCTAGTATTTGGACAATAAATTTCCTGTCTGCACAGACTGGTTATGTTCCCTCTGGAGCGACCTTTACCCCTACCAGCAATCCAAGTCATGGTAATTTAATAAATAAAAACGGCGTCTACACTTACACACCTACAATTGATTTTTTTAGTGCTCAGTCTAAACCTCCAATTAATGATACTTTTAATTATCAGGAATGTTTGCCAAGTCCATTTCAGTCAGACTGTGTATCAGGTCAAGTAGTTATAACAGTGAATTTCTTACTAAAAAATCCAATAGGACAATCATCACCATTGATTTTAACAGCAAGTACTTTGAGCACTGGATGTTTTCGCCCTGTGGAATTGTTTGTAAATGGTGGTAACGGTACCGGTGCAGTGAGCGTCTCAGCGACACCTGCAGGTGGAGCGGTTTGTCAACTTTATCAATATGGCGGTAATTGGTTCCTTAGAATTGCATCGATTCATGGCTCTTGTCAGATTACAGCTATCAAAGCTGGCGATGCAACTTATAGCCCGCTAACCACACAAACGCCTATTACGGTATCAATAAAATAA
- a CDS encoding glycosyltransferase family 4 protein → MTDIIIATIMRPTGETGVQTHCNSLMNYLSQHHISHRLITPFSYYNWLVYPIFALRKILHVFSGTLSVWWYRHWHAYFLQLALQQQLQSGIDCVIYAQCPVSAAAALKARITSQQRVIMVTHFNISQADEWVGKGIICKNSTLYCNIQKFEAHILPQLDGLVFVSEFMQKELYQRIPDITQVEAIIVPNFLSDPGAPEITHPLTDLICIGSLETRKNQKYLLEIIAALHAQNSDLSVTIVGDGPDRALLEETATRLHINHLVKFSGFISNAAELINSHKACIHVATIENLPITLIEALGRGRPIFATPVGGVMEILGDGSVGIALPLNDAQSAARLVSEAMQNAAWMTKAASAARQRFLNQYASSVSAKRLTQFLLQTSEC, encoded by the coding sequence ATGACTGATATTATCATTGCTACAATCATGCGTCCCACCGGAGAAACTGGTGTACAAACCCATTGTAATTCTTTAATGAATTATCTATCACAACACCATATAAGCCACCGATTAATAACGCCTTTCAGTTATTATAACTGGCTGGTATATCCGATATTTGCTTTACGAAAAATATTGCATGTTTTTTCTGGCACCCTAAGCGTGTGGTGGTACCGACACTGGCATGCCTATTTTTTACAATTAGCTTTGCAGCAACAATTACAATCAGGTATCGATTGTGTTATCTATGCGCAATGCCCGGTTTCTGCTGCCGCTGCACTAAAAGCACGTATCACTTCACAACAAAGAGTAATAATGGTTACTCACTTTAATATATCGCAGGCTGACGAATGGGTAGGAAAAGGGATCATTTGCAAAAACAGCACCTTGTATTGCAATATTCAAAAATTTGAAGCCCATATATTACCGCAACTGGATGGACTAGTATTCGTTTCTGAATTTATGCAAAAAGAGCTATATCAGCGCATACCTGACATAACTCAAGTTGAAGCTATTATTGTACCCAATTTTTTATCCGATCCTGGTGCACCTGAAATTACCCATCCATTAACAGATTTGATTTGTATTGGTAGCCTTGAAACACGTAAAAATCAGAAGTATTTGCTTGAAATCATAGCAGCATTACATGCACAAAACTCTGACTTAAGTGTCACTATTGTAGGTGATGGTCCAGACAGAGCTTTATTAGAAGAAACAGCAACTAGATTGCATATTAATCATTTGGTTAAATTTAGCGGCTTTATTAGTAATGCAGCAGAGCTGATTAACTCGCATAAAGCTTGCATTCATGTAGCAACGATTGAAAACTTACCGATCACCTTAATTGAAGCGCTGGGACGTGGCCGCCCAATATTCGCTACACCCGTAGGTGGAGTGATGGAAATACTGGGAGATGGCTCCGTGGGTATTGCTTTACCTTTAAACGATGCGCAAAGCGCCGCTCGTCTAGTTTCTGAGGCCATGCAAAATGCCGCATGGATGACAAAAGCGGCTAGCGCAGCTCGCCAACGCTTTCTAAACCAATATGCAAGTAGCGTTTCTGCGAAACGTTTAACACAATTTCTGCTACAAACTTCCGAATGCTAA